A segment of the Chryseobacterium scophthalmum genome:
TTATGAAGATCCAAAACGACAGTACGAAGAGGAAGTTCTGGTTTTGGATGATACTGATGAAGTGTACAAACTGATTCTGCATAACGACGATATTCATACTTTTGACGATGTAATTGAAGCGTTGATTCAGATTTGCAAACATGATCCGATACAGGCAGAGCAATGCACCATGTTGGTTCATTTTAAAGGCAAATGCACCGTAAAAACAGGCTCAATGGATATTTTGAAGCCGATGCACGAAAAATTAATTGCAAGAAGCTTAACAAGCGAAATCGTATAATATAGACTCCGACATTTATGTCGGAGTTTTTTGTTTAATATAAATTTAATTATCAAAAAATACAATCTTTTTTCAAGCTAAAAAAACATCCGGCTTCAGACTTCAAACTTCCATCATAAATACTATCTTTGTAAAAACTCTAAAGAAATAAATAGAATGCTTGTAATAGGAATTGCCGGAGGTACAGGATCGGGCAAAACTACCGTTGTTGATAAGATTATTCAACAGCTTGATATTGAGGGAATGAATATTCTTTCTCAAGATAATTATTATAATGATAATCATAATCTTACACTTACAGAAAGAGAAGCTTTAAACTACGATCATCCGAAATCCATCGATTTTGATTTATTGATTCAGCATGTAAAAGCTTTGAAAAATAATGAAACAATCGAGCAACCTATGTACAGCTTTGTAACACATGGGAGAACAGGAGATCATGTAACTGTTGAGCCGAAAAATGTTTTGGTAGTTGAAGGAATTCTGGTTTTAACAAATAAGGAATTGCTTAAAGAATTTGATTTAAAAGTATTCGTTCACGCAGATTCAGACGAGAGACTGATAAGGAGGATCAAAAGAGATACACAGGAAAGAGGAAGAGATCTGAACGAGGTTTTACACCGTTATCAGACTACTTTGAAGCCAATGCATCAGGAATTTATAGAGCCTTCAAAAAACGAAGCCGATTTAATTATTCCAAACATGAGACAGAATTCTGTCGCAATTGATTTTTTAACGACCGTTATTAAAAATTCATTAAGAAAACACTAAAAAAATGGCAGAAAAAGAACTTATTAAAGATATCAAACCAAAATCGGAAATTTTTAAATTTTTTCAGAGTTATGTTTTAAACAAATATATTCTGACGATTTTCCTGTTTCTGGTGTGGATGATTTTCTTTGATCAAACTTCTTTTTTGGTAATCCATGAGCTCAATGGCGAAATTAACAAGTACGAAGAACAGCTCGATTATTATAAATCAGAATACGAAAAGAATGATAAATTCTACAAAAAACTGATGAATAATAAGTCTGAAAAAGAAAAATACGCCAGAGAAAATTATTTTATGAAAAAGCCCAACGAAGAGATCTTCATTCTCGTTGTAGACAGCGCAAATATTGCTAAAAAATAAACTTTAACGTGAACTGTGAATGTCAATTAGAGTCGCTGTCAATTTAAAATAAATCCACGAATC
Coding sequences within it:
- a CDS encoding ATP-dependent Clp protease adaptor ClpS — protein: MIFYNSIKDYEDPKRQYEEEVLVLDDTDEVYKLILHNDDIHTFDDVIEALIQICKHDPIQAEQCTMLVHFKGKCTVKTGSMDILKPMHEKLIARSLTSEIV
- the udk gene encoding uridine kinase, with amino-acid sequence MLVIGIAGGTGSGKTTVVDKIIQQLDIEGMNILSQDNYYNDNHNLTLTEREALNYDHPKSIDFDLLIQHVKALKNNETIEQPMYSFVTHGRTGDHVTVEPKNVLVVEGILVLTNKELLKEFDLKVFVHADSDERLIRRIKRDTQERGRDLNEVLHRYQTTLKPMHQEFIEPSKNEADLIIPNMRQNSVAIDFLTTVIKNSLRKH
- a CDS encoding FtsB family cell division protein, whose translation is MAEKELIKDIKPKSEIFKFFQSYVLNKYILTIFLFLVWMIFFDQTSFLVIHELNGEINKYEEQLDYYKSEYEKNDKFYKKLMNNKSEKEKYARENYFMKKPNEEIFILVVDSANIAKK